One segment of Streptomyces sp. NA02950 DNA contains the following:
- a CDS encoding APC family permease, with the protein MSTEQGAHTHYKRSLGTVALTAVGLGSIIGSGWLFGAERAAALAGPAAILAWVIGAAVALTIALTYSELGSMFPKAGGMVRYGQYSHGSLAGYLAAWANWIAIVSVIPGEATASVQYMSSWDFGWAKALYDGKELTGSGVALASVLLVFYFFLNWFAITLFAKTNTAITVFKLVVPALTAGALLLSHFDTGNVTGNGGFTPNGWSSVFTAVAVSGIVWAYNGFQSPLNMAGEARNPGKSLPKAVISSILIALVIYVALQIAFLTAVPAADLADGGWSGLSYNSPLADLSLAWGLNWLALLLYADAFVSPSGTGMIYAATTSRMIQGVQENGHLPGIFGKVDAKTGIPRPALLLNLGIAFAFLAVFRGWGSLAEIVSVATVISYITGPVAVMSLRRLSPDLPRPVKLRAMPVIAPIAMVFGSLVLYWARWPLTGKVIFIMAIGLPVWAWYELRKPWAELRPHLAAGAWMVAYLLVMAAVSWAGGKDFGGRGYLPEGWDILVVALIGLAFYVWGVRSAWRNPTLVETERELFAAAAGESHEHDDKGDDKRDDKGDDKGGDKDEDREKTPVRV; encoded by the coding sequence TTGAGCACTGAACAAGGAGCCCACACGCATTACAAAAGGTCGCTGGGTACGGTGGCCCTGACCGCGGTGGGTCTCGGTTCCATTATTGGCTCCGGGTGGCTGTTCGGCGCCGAGCGGGCCGCGGCGCTCGCCGGTCCCGCCGCTATCCTGGCCTGGGTGATCGGCGCCGCCGTGGCGCTGACCATCGCCCTGACCTATTCCGAGCTCGGCTCGATGTTCCCCAAGGCCGGCGGCATGGTCCGCTACGGCCAGTACTCGCACGGTTCGCTCGCCGGATATCTGGCCGCCTGGGCCAACTGGATCGCGATCGTCTCCGTGATCCCCGGTGAGGCCACCGCCTCGGTCCAGTACATGAGCTCCTGGGACTTCGGCTGGGCCAAGGCGCTGTACGACGGCAAGGAGCTGACCGGCAGCGGTGTCGCCCTCGCGTCCGTGCTGCTGGTCTTCTACTTCTTCCTGAACTGGTTCGCGATCACGCTCTTCGCGAAGACCAACACCGCGATCACCGTCTTCAAGCTGGTCGTCCCGGCCCTGACCGCGGGCGCCCTGCTGCTGTCGCACTTCGACACCGGCAACGTCACCGGCAACGGCGGTTTCACCCCCAACGGCTGGAGCTCGGTGTTCACCGCGGTCGCCGTCTCCGGCATCGTCTGGGCCTACAACGGCTTCCAGTCCCCGCTGAACATGGCGGGCGAGGCGCGCAACCCCGGCAAGTCGCTCCCCAAGGCCGTCATCAGCTCCATCCTGATCGCCCTGGTGATCTACGTCGCCCTCCAGATCGCCTTCCTGACCGCCGTCCCGGCGGCCGACCTGGCGGACGGCGGCTGGTCGGGCCTGTCGTACAACTCCCCGCTCGCCGATCTCTCCCTCGCCTGGGGTCTGAACTGGCTGGCGCTGCTGCTCTACGCCGACGCCTTCGTCTCCCCGTCCGGCACCGGCATGATCTACGCGGCCACCACCTCCCGGATGATCCAGGGTGTCCAGGAGAACGGCCATCTGCCGGGGATCTTCGGCAAGGTCGACGCCAAGACCGGTATCCCGCGGCCGGCGCTGCTGCTCAACCTGGGGATCGCCTTCGCCTTCCTCGCCGTCTTCCGCGGCTGGGGCTCGCTGGCCGAGATCGTCTCCGTCGCCACCGTGATCTCCTACATCACCGGCCCGGTCGCCGTGATGTCGCTCCGCCGTCTCTCCCCGGACCTGCCGCGTCCGGTCAAGCTGCGGGCGATGCCGGTCATCGCCCCGATCGCGATGGTCTTCGGCTCGCTGGTGCTCTATTGGGCCCGCTGGCCGCTCACCGGCAAGGTGATCTTCATCATGGCGATCGGACTGCCGGTCTGGGCCTGGTACGAGCTGCGCAAGCCGTGGGCCGAGCTGCGCCCGCATCTGGCGGCCGGCGCCTGGATGGTGGCGTACCTGCTGGTCATGGCGGCCGTCTCATGGGCCGGCGGCAAGGACTTCGGTGGCCGCGGCTATCTGCCCGAGGGCTGGGACATCCTGGTCGTCGCCCTGATCGGACTGGCCTTCTACGTCTGGGGCGTCCGCAGCGCATGGCGCAATCCGACGCTGGTGGAGACGGAGCGGGAGCTGTTCGCCGCCGCTGCCGGGGAGTCCCACGAGCACGATGACAAGGGCGATGACAAGCGCGATGACAAGGGCGATGACAAGGGCGGCGACAAGGACGAGGACCGGGAGAAGACGCCGGTCCGCGTCTGA
- a CDS encoding GntR family transcriptional regulator: protein MAFGDQPAYLRVADDLRKKIAAGELPPHARLPSQARIREEYGVSDTVALEARKVLMAEGLVEGRSGSGTYVRAQPVPRLLARTGYRGAGDSSLFRQEQADDRIMGTWDGVSEREAAGREIAERLGIEPGDRVMRTRYLFRSGGETVMLSTSWEPLAITGRTPVMLPEEGPLAGCGVVARMAALDLVVDNVTEEVAARPGQAEEVLALGGVPGHVVLVVSRTYRAGGRPVETADVVVLAERYRVAYHLPVR, encoded by the coding sequence GTGGCCTTTGGTGACCAGCCCGCATATCTCCGCGTCGCCGACGACCTCCGCAAGAAGATCGCCGCGGGCGAGCTGCCACCCCACGCCCGTCTCCCCTCCCAGGCCAGGATCCGCGAGGAGTACGGGGTCTCCGACACCGTCGCCCTCGAGGCCCGCAAGGTGCTGATGGCCGAGGGTCTGGTGGAGGGCCGCTCCGGCTCGGGCACCTATGTGCGCGCCCAGCCCGTGCCCCGGCTGCTCGCCCGCACCGGCTACCGCGGCGCGGGCGATTCCTCCCTGTTCCGGCAGGAGCAGGCCGACGACCGGATCATGGGCACCTGGGATGGCGTGAGCGAGCGGGAGGCGGCCGGACGGGAGATCGCCGAGCGGCTGGGGATCGAGCCCGGTGACCGGGTGATGCGCACCCGCTATCTCTTCCGGTCGGGAGGGGAGACGGTGATGCTCTCCACCTCCTGGGAGCCGCTCGCGATCACCGGCCGGACTCCGGTGATGCTGCCCGAGGAGGGCCCGTTGGCCGGGTGTGGGGTGGTCGCGCGGATGGCCGCGCTCGACCTGGTGGTGGACAACGTGACGGAGGAGGTCGCCGCGCGCCCCGGGCAGGCGGAGGAGGTGCTGGCGCTCGGCGGGGTGCCGGGCCATGTGGTGCTCGTCGTCTCCCGTACGTACCGCGCGGGTGGGCGCCCGGTCGAGACGGCGGATGTGGTGGTGCTGGCGGAGCGCTATCGGGTCGCGTACCACCTGCCGGTGAGGTGA
- a CDS encoding M1 family metallopeptidase — protein sequence MSARPHSRALVGALTIVLCAACTGGAGAREADGGTHGARPGSAGVGDALFPKLGNGGYDVTGYRLDLDYTPDSNRLKGTARITARATSALSSFHLDLAGLHVRRTTVNGRAAEAERRGTELVLTPAGTLPKGRTFTTTVVYDGRPKTITDPDGSKEGWIQTDDGAVGLGEPTGSMAWFPGNNHPSDKAAYDITVTVPKGLTAVSNGELKRRENRGGRTAFHWHNGEPMASYLATVAVGDFDVHTTTTNGELPQYVAVDPDEAEGSTRVPDQVTEVTEWESRTFGRYPFSSTGAIVDHLPDLEYALETQTKPYFADAPDEQLLVHELAHQWFGNSVTPRAWKDMWLNEGFATYAEWLWEEDHDGRTADRIFRDFYDGTDDESGGIWDFPPADPPSAAKISDAPVYGRGAMVLHKLRQAVGDKAFFTILRTWVKEHRHANADTRQFIALSERISGKDLGKLFDVWLYGKGKPNKP from the coding sequence GTGTCCGCTCGACCCCATTCCCGCGCCCTCGTCGGCGCCCTCACCATCGTGCTGTGCGCGGCCTGCACCGGAGGCGCCGGGGCGCGGGAGGCCGACGGGGGAACCCACGGCGCCCGCCCGGGCTCCGCGGGCGTCGGCGACGCCCTCTTCCCTAAGCTGGGCAACGGCGGCTACGACGTCACCGGCTACCGCCTGGACCTGGACTACACACCCGACTCCAACCGTCTGAAGGGCACCGCCCGGATCACCGCCCGGGCCACCAGCGCGCTCAGCTCCTTCCACCTCGACCTCGCCGGGCTGCACGTGCGCAGGACCACGGTGAACGGACGGGCGGCCGAAGCCGAGCGCCGGGGCACGGAACTGGTGCTCACCCCCGCCGGCACCCTCCCCAAGGGCCGTACCTTCACCACCACCGTGGTCTACGACGGCAGGCCGAAGACCATCACCGACCCGGACGGATCCAAGGAGGGGTGGATCCAGACGGACGACGGAGCGGTGGGGCTCGGCGAACCGACCGGCTCCATGGCCTGGTTCCCCGGCAACAACCACCCCTCCGACAAGGCCGCCTACGACATCACCGTGACCGTGCCCAAGGGCCTGACCGCTGTCTCCAACGGTGAGTTGAAACGGCGCGAGAACCGCGGCGGCCGGACCGCCTTCCACTGGCACAACGGTGAGCCCATGGCAAGCTACCTGGCCACCGTCGCCGTGGGGGACTTCGACGTCCACACCACGACCACCAACGGTGAACTCCCCCAGTACGTCGCCGTCGACCCCGACGAGGCCGAGGGCTCCACGAGGGTCCCCGACCAGGTCACCGAGGTGACGGAGTGGGAGAGCCGGACCTTCGGCCGCTACCCCTTCTCCTCCACCGGCGCCATCGTCGACCACCTCCCCGACCTCGAATACGCCCTGGAGACCCAGACCAAGCCGTACTTCGCCGACGCGCCGGACGAGCAACTCCTCGTCCATGAACTGGCCCACCAGTGGTTCGGCAACTCGGTCACCCCGCGCGCCTGGAAGGACATGTGGCTCAACGAGGGGTTCGCCACCTATGCCGAGTGGCTGTGGGAGGAGGACCACGACGGCCGTACCGCCGACCGGATCTTCCGCGACTTCTACGACGGCACCGACGACGAGAGCGGCGGCATCTGGGACTTCCCGCCCGCCGACCCGCCCAGCGCGGCGAAGATCTCGGACGCACCGGTCTACGGGCGCGGCGCGATGGTGCTGCACAAGCTGCGCCAGGCCGTCGGCGACAAGGCCTTCTTCACCATCCTGCGCACCTGGGTCAAGGAGCATCGCCACGCCAACGCCGACACCCGGCAGTTCATCGCGCTGTCCGAGCGGATCTCGGGCAAGGACCTCGGGAAGCTCTTCGACGTCTGGCTGTACGGCAAGGGCAAGCCGAACAAGCCCTGA
- a CDS encoding GlxA family transcriptional regulator yields the protein MDIAVLAYDGCFDSGLAAALDVLAGANAMREELPEPPPAWRVTTVGFRRRVRTGAGLVVTTAPVAEAADADLLLVPALAERRPEALLAHVSGERSAQVRGLVARTRERGAPVASACTGTFLLAESGVLEGRRATTSWWLAPVFRKRYPGVTVDETRMVSASDGVITAGAAFGHVDLALAVVRMTSPALADLVARYLVVDERPSQSAYTIPSALAQSDPVVAGFERWVRQRLEEPLSVADAARSLGVSERTLQRTVRRTLGTSPVRFVQDLRVERASHLLRTTDLSLEAIARKVGYEHANTLRVLLRERTGVTAGALRGR from the coding sequence ATGGACATCGCGGTGCTGGCCTACGACGGCTGCTTCGACTCCGGACTCGCGGCCGCCCTCGACGTGCTCGCGGGCGCCAACGCGATGCGGGAGGAACTGCCGGAGCCGCCGCCCGCCTGGCGGGTCACCACCGTGGGCTTCCGCCGCCGGGTACGCACCGGGGCCGGGTTGGTGGTGACCACCGCGCCGGTGGCCGAGGCGGCGGACGCGGATCTGCTGCTGGTACCGGCGCTGGCCGAGCGGCGGCCGGAGGCGCTGCTCGCCCATGTCTCCGGGGAGCGGTCGGCGCAGGTACGGGGTCTGGTGGCCCGGACCCGGGAGCGGGGCGCCCCCGTGGCCTCGGCGTGCACGGGGACGTTCCTGCTGGCCGAGTCGGGCGTGCTGGAGGGGCGGCGGGCGACCACCAGCTGGTGGCTGGCGCCGGTCTTCCGCAAGCGGTATCCCGGGGTCACGGTCGACGAGACGCGGATGGTGTCCGCGTCGGACGGAGTGATCACCGCCGGGGCGGCCTTCGGTCATGTGGATCTCGCCCTCGCGGTGGTCCGGATGACCAGCCCCGCGCTGGCCGACCTCGTCGCCCGCTATCTGGTGGTGGACGAGCGGCCCTCGCAGTCGGCGTACACCATTCCCAGCGCCCTCGCCCAGAGCGACCCGGTGGTCGCCGGATTCGAGCGCTGGGTCCGGCAGCGTCTGGAGGAACCGCTGAGCGTCGCCGACGCCGCGCGCTCGCTCGGCGTCAGCGAACGCACCCTCCAGCGCACCGTCCGCCGCACCCTCGGCACCTCACCGGTGCGCTTCGTCCAGGACCTCCGGGTGGAGCGGGCCTCGCATCTGCTGCGCACCACCGATCTGTCCCTGGAGGCCATCGCCCGCAAGGTCGGCTACGAGCACGCCAACACCCTGCGGGTGCTGCTGCGGGAACGCACGGGTGTCACGGCGGGGGCGCTGCGCGGCCGCTGA
- a CDS encoding PaaI family thioesterase: MTHSLTARTRTHTWALPAPDAEDAHRSGLELLQQALDGHRPAAPICSTLGFRLVDAAEGRAVFEGEPGEHLLNPMGSVHGGFLATLLDSALGSAVLTTLPAGRLYTTVQLGVHLVRPVFADTPPLRCEGTVLHAGRTTATAEARVTGAADGKLYAHATTTCAVIGGPQGG, encoded by the coding sequence ATGACGCACTCCCTCACCGCGCGCACCCGCACCCACACCTGGGCTCTTCCGGCCCCCGACGCCGAGGACGCCCACCGCTCGGGCCTGGAACTGCTCCAGCAGGCCCTGGACGGACACCGGCCCGCGGCGCCGATCTGCTCCACCCTCGGCTTCCGGCTGGTCGACGCCGCCGAGGGGCGCGCGGTCTTCGAGGGCGAGCCCGGGGAGCACCTGCTCAACCCGATGGGCTCCGTCCACGGCGGCTTCCTGGCCACCCTGCTCGACTCGGCGCTCGGCAGCGCCGTCCTGACGACCCTGCCCGCCGGACGCCTCTACACCACCGTCCAACTGGGGGTGCATCTGGTGCGTCCGGTCTTCGCGGACACCCCGCCGCTGCGCTGCGAGGGTACGGTCCTGCACGCGGGCCGGACGACCGCCACCGCCGAGGCGCGGGTCACCGGCGCCGCCGACGGCAAGCTGTACGCGCACGCCACCACCACCTGCGCCGTCATCGGCGGACCGCAGGGCGGCTGA
- a CDS encoding DUF4326 domain-containing protein: protein MPRTTVVNLKGHRDDPAYADVVYVGRSMHRGGWHLDASPLASPYRPGPDGTREEVLEKYRAHLLGRPDLLALLPDLRGRRLGCWCVPQPCHAEVIAELADQGAGPSADTGPTLQH, encoded by the coding sequence ATGCCCAGGACGACCGTGGTCAACCTCAAGGGCCACCGCGACGACCCGGCGTACGCGGATGTGGTCTACGTCGGCCGGTCCATGCACCGCGGCGGCTGGCACCTGGACGCCTCTCCGCTGGCAAGCCCGTACCGCCCCGGCCCGGACGGCACCCGCGAGGAGGTCCTCGAGAAGTACCGCGCCCACCTCCTCGGCCGCCCCGACCTGCTGGCGCTCCTGCCCGACCTGCGCGGCCGCCGCCTCGGCTGCTGGTGCGTCCCGCAGCCGTGCCACGCGGAAGTCATCGCGGAACTGGCCGACCAGGGGGCCGGCCCGTCCGCCGATACCGGGCCGACATTGCAGCACTAA